The following coding sequences are from one Stegostoma tigrinum isolate sSteTig4 chromosome 11, sSteTig4.hap1, whole genome shotgun sequence window:
- the hrh1 gene encoding LOW QUALITY PROTEIN: histamine H1 receptor (The sequence of the model RefSeq protein was modified relative to this genomic sequence to represent the inferred CDS: substituted 1 base at 1 genomic stop codon): protein MMTIIARSITHTTNYTAFTTDNYTMADFHRQLPAKKILLGLVLAFLSLLTVIMNVLVLYAVKSKRKLHTVANMYIVSLSAADLLVGMAVMPLNIVYILENEWKLGRVICQFWLSMDYMASTASIFSLFILCVDRYRSVRQPLRYLKDRTKARAAAMIAGAWLLSLTWIIPILGXHIFANGGIRTVTNNTCDTEFRYVTWFKILTAVLNFYGPSILMLWYYTKIYMAVRKHCRQQNNIGGDIFSSTERNKFKENMKLSWQKHKIYLNQQDENSQELPDARVKDTCKHSQCRLDCSDLKKIKMLDAENNQDIGTFSISASLQQMSTDFYHRPLRDNKSQNQNMGLNLSSNYTVNSRENLTLESPAATAKLKCFTIRGPYRHKSSRTQQTRVMTQEHKVIVEDSVDKKYELSDISDTQTFNKVLLQFGSLSCPHPEAASWVHESEETIGTDSTNQFKPSWQKFFSRAVQYVQQLLIVKEKKAVKQLGFILVGFMACWIPYFVIFTVIAFCDTCVNYNLHMVTMWLGYMNSTLNPFIYPLCNKNFKRAFKTILHIQP, encoded by the coding sequence ATGATGACCATTATTGCAAGATCAATTACACATACCACAAACTATACAGCATTTACAACAGACAACTACACAATGGCTGATTTTCATCGCCAGCTTCCTGCGAAGAAAATTTTACTCGGCCTGGTCTTAGCCTTTTTATCTTTACTCACTGTCATCATGAATGTTTTGGTGTTGTATGCGGTCAAAAGTAAGAGAAAACTGCATACTGTTGCAAACATGTACATAGTTAGTCTATCTGCTGCAGATCTCCTTGTTGGCATGGCAGTCATGCCCCTGAATATTGTATACATATTAGAAAATGAATGGAAACTAGGAAGAGTGATTTGCCAGTTTTGGCTTTCTATGGATTATATGGCTAGCACAGCTTCAATTTTTAGTCTTTTTATCCTATGTGTGGATCGTTATCGCTCAGTCCGTCAACCATTGCGATATCTGAAGGATCGAACCAAAGCCAGAGCAGCAGCAATGATTGCAGGAGCCTGGCTTCTTTCACTGACTTGGATCATCCCCATCTTAGGATAGCACATCTTTGCAAATGGAGGTATCAGGACTGTGACAAACAATACATGTGACACTGAATTTCGTTACGTTACCTGGTTCAAAATTCTTACTGCAGTTCTGAACTTTTATGGCCCATCTATACTAATGTTGTGGTATTATACAAAAATTTACATGGCTGTAAGAAAACACTGCCGGCAACAAAATAATATAGGGGGTGATATCTTCTCAAGCACAGAGAGAAATAAGTTCAAAGAGAATATGAAATTATCCTGGCAAAAACATAAAATATATCTGAACCAGCAAGATGAAAATTCACAAGAACTCCCAGATGCAAGGGTCAAAGATACATGCAAACATTCACAGTGTAGGCTTGACTGTTctgacttaaaaaaaatcaaaatgcttGATGCTGAAAATAACCAAGACATTGGTACCTTTTCAATTTCAGCATCACTGCAACAGATGTCAACAGACTTTTACCATAGGCCGTTGAGAGACAATAAATCACAAAATCAGAACATGGGACTGAACTTAAGCTCAAATTACACCGTAAACTCAAGGGAAAATCTTACCCTGGAGAGTCCTGCTGCAACAGCTAAACTAAAGTGCTTTACTATACGTGGTCCGTACAGACATAAAAGTAGTCGCACTCAACAAACAAGGGTGATGACACAAGAACATAAAGTGATTGTCGAGGATTCAGTTGATAAAAAATATGAACTATCAGATATCTCCGACACACAAACATTCAATAAGGTGCTGCTTCAGTTTGGTTCTCTCTCTTGTCCACATCCAGAAGCAGCATCTTGGGTTCATGAATCAGAAGAAACTATAGGAACTGATAGTACTAATCAATTTAAACCATCATGGCAAAAGTTTTTCTCCCGGGCTGTGCAGTACGTACAACAGCTTCTcattgtaaaagaaaaaaaagctgtCAAACAATTGGGTTTTATATTGGTAGGGTTCATGGCGTGCTGGATCCCCTATTTTGTGATTTTCACAGTCATTGCTTTCTGTGATACTTGTGTTAATTACAATTTACATATGGTCACAATGTGGTTGGGTTACATGAATTCAACACTGAACCCATTCATCTATCCTCTGTGTAACAAGAACTTTAAGAGAGCTTTCAAAACCATTCTTCATATTCAACCTTAA